From the genome of Lineus longissimus chromosome 8, tnLinLong1.2, whole genome shotgun sequence, one region includes:
- the LOC135492962 gene encoding uncharacterized protein LOC135492962, with amino-acid sequence MVYATNPSVIGRHCFYDTSNDNGERLVSLCEEHRLKPAQTRFPQPQLRRWTWMHPTGSKHQLDHILINGKWINSLRNCRAYNTVELDSDHRVVSISLVSSLRAPKRQPCRRAKFNWGKLQDPATREQFQVELLNRFEALQCNSPSLPISERYEGFENAVNDIATSVVGKRKKTDLPCWVSSETIDLKQERDEAKRRYMISKSRQARATWRSLNDKLNASYQADESRSLDKQLEELEEANKRGQYSTTWKLIHALSGKNQNSATKVKKLDGTQPSNENELLEEWGKYFSSLLNNNTGHTSDNLPPPADEDLPICTDPPTRRETEKAIAAMKKNRAAGLDCAITAEALQGGGAPMVEVIHKFCVEVYTTLQPPKQWTTNIIVPLPKKGNLSMMTNYRGISLMSIAAKGLQQYSFQ; translated from the coding sequence ATGGTATACGCAACAAATCCTTCTGTCATTGGAAGACACTGCTTCTACGATACCTCGAATGATAATGGAGAGAGGCTAGTATCCCTATGCGAGGAACACAGGCTAAAGCCAGCACAAACCAGATTTCCGCAGCCACAGTTACGTCGCTGGACATGGATGCACCCCACCGGGTCAAAACACCAACTCGACCACATTCTCATCAATGGAAAGTGGATAAATTCATTAAGGAACTGCAGAGCCTACAACACCGTGGAGCTGGACTCAGACCACCGAGTAGTCAGCATCAGCCTGGTATCCAGTCTGCGGGCACCAAAGCGACAACCCTGCAGACGAGCAAAATTCAACTGGGGAAAACTTCAAGACCCCGCTACCAGGGAACAATTCCAGGTTGAGCTCTTGAACAGATTTGAAGCTCTGCAGTGCAACAGCCCATCATTACCCATCAGCGAGCGGTATGAAGGGTTCGAAAATGCTGTAAACGACATCGCAACAAGCGTAGTAGGTAAACGCAAGAAGACCGACCTGCCATGCTGGGTATCAAGTGAAACCATCGACCTGAAGCAAGAAAGAGATGAAGCCAAGAGGAGGTACATGATATCTAAGTCCCGGCAGGCCAGAGCCACCTGGCGATCCCTTAACGACAAGCTGAATGCGTCCTACCAGGCTGATGAGTCCAGATCCTTGGACAAGCAGCTAGAGGAGCTGGAGGAGGCGAACAAGAGAGGCCAGTATAGTACGACCTGGAAGTTGATCCATGCCCTCTCTGGGAAAAATCAGAACTCGGCCACCAAGGTCAAGAAACTCGATGGAACACAGCCATCAAACGAGAACGAGCTCCTTGAAGAATGGGGAAAGTACTTCAGCTCCTTGCTTAACAACAACACAGGACACACATCAGACAATCTCCCACCCCCAGCTGATGAAGACCTACCAATATGCACCGACCCACCAACACGGAGGGAGACAGAGAAAGCCATTGCCGCGATGAAAAAGAACCGTGCCGCAGGTCTGGATTGTGCCATAACCGCAGAAGCTCTCCAAGGAGGTGGAGCCCCAATGGTTGAAGTCATCCACAAGTTCTGTGTCGAGGTGTACACAACTTTGCAGCCCCCCAAACAGTGGACTACAAACATCATCGTTCCTCTGCCCAAGAAGGGAAACCTATCCATGATGACCAACTACAGGGGAATCAGTCTCATGTCCATCGCTGCCAAAGGTCTACAACAATATTCTTTTCAATAG